One region of Quercus lobata isolate SW786 chromosome 2, ValleyOak3.0 Primary Assembly, whole genome shotgun sequence genomic DNA includes:
- the LOC115978192 gene encoding putative glutamine amidotransferase GAT1_2.1, translated as MASDLSVILPRVVIVSRRTVRKNKFVDFVGEYHLDLIVGYGAVPVIVPRVNGVHMLLDSFEPIHGVLLCEGEDIDPSLYEEASGLSPEELEEIRRLHSSDTSIDREKDTIELRLAKLCLERNIPYLGICRGSQVLNVACGGTLYQDLEKEISRKCPESQRVQHIDYDNYDGHRHVVKVVENTPLDHWFKDSLEEGEMEILVNSYHHQGVKRLAQRFVPMAFAPDGLIEGFYDPDAYNPEEGKFIMGLQFHPERMRQPDSEEFDYPGCPSAYQEFVKAVIAYQKKLNSTISVPKPLKLDQEMEKQRKIIIRSFSLARNLYTTGRVRHPWKESELEAGAEFLESNTALSFQQENRLKQMGATVRNAGSYIERLKLNEEKEKLARSVMGKMTVEQLSDLMSFYHMMGNICSEVLERKLSCIVSDLGS; from the exons ATGGCCTCCGATCTCTCTGTGATCCTCCCTCGTGTTGTCATTGTCTCTAGACGTACCGTTCGCAAAAACAAGTTCGTAGATTTTGTGG GTGAATATCATCTCGATCTTATAGTAGGCTATGGTGCAGTACCGGTAATTGTTCCCCGTGTTAATGGGGTTCATATGCTATTAGATAGCTTTGAGCCAATTCACGGCGTTCTTCTTTGTGAAGGAGAGGACATTGATCCTTCTCTATATGAAGAGGCCTCAGGTCTTTCTCCAGAAGAATTGGAAGAAATCAGGAGGCTTCATTCTAGTGATACATCTATTGATAGAGAAAAGGATACGATCGAGTTAAGGCTGGCAAAGCTTTGCCTAGAGAGGAACATACCGTACTTGGGGATCTGCAGGGGTTCGCAAGTACTAAATGTTGCATGTGGAGGTACTCTTTACCAAGATCTAGAGAAAGAAATATCAAGGAAGTGCCCTGAAAGCCAGAGAGTCCAGCACATTGATTATGACAATTATGATGGGCATAGGCATGTGGTTAAGGTTGTGGAGAACACACCATTGGATCACTGGTTTAAGGATTCTTTGGAAGAAGGGGAAATGGAGATTTTGGTGAATAGTTATCATCATCAAGGAGTTAAGAGATTGGCTCAGCGGTTTGTTCCAATGGCATTTGCACCCGATGGTCTAATTGAAGGGTTTTATGATCCCGATGCTTATAATCCTGAAGAGGGTAAATTTATAATGGGACTCCAATTTCATCCCGAGCGAATGAGGCAGCCAGATTCTGAGGAATTTGACTATCCAGGATGCCCATCTGCTTATCAG GAATTTGTAAAGGCAGTTATTGCTTATCAGAAAAAGCTTAATAGCACAATATCTGTGCCAAAGCCCCTAAAGTTGGATCAAGAAATGGAgaagcaaagaaaaattatcattcGGAGTTTCTCACTTGCAAGAAACTTATACACTACTGGCCGTGTGAGACATCCCTGGAAAGAATCTGAACTTGAAGCTGGAGCAGAATTTCTTGAg TCAAACACAGCACTAAGTTTTCAACAAGAGAATAGGTTGAAGCAAATGGGTGCAACAGTAAGGAATGCAGGTTCCTACATTGAGAGATTGAAGTTGAATGAGGAGAAAGAAAAGTTAGCAAGAAGTGTGATGGGGAAAATGACAGTAGAACAGCTGTCTGATCTCATGTCTTTCTACCATATGATGGGGAACATATGTTCAGAAGTGTTGGAAAGAAAGCTAAGTTGCATTGTCAGTGACCTTGGTTCATGA
- the LOC115965893 gene encoding uncharacterized protein LOC115965893: protein MEEVEKLLTMGCIQEVYYPKWLINVIMVKKSNGKWKMCMDFIDLNKACPKDNFPLPRIDQLIDSTAGHELLTFMDAFSSLKGIGVIVTSLEKDVLKYGVQLQFPVTNNEAEYEVILTNLRIAKALGVKNLKLKTNSKLVIGQITNKYEALEERMKRYLKLINQLVDYFDDVKFEQIPWETNLAIGEAAKLASSEDALKKHRLYMEIQTIPSIERLQAFPFQQSCT, encoded by the exons ATGGAAGAAGTAGAGAAGCTCCTGACTATGGGCTGTATTCAAGAGGTTTACTACCCTAAATGGCTCATAAACGTCATCATGGTAAAAAAATCCAATGGAAAGTGGAAGATGTGTATGGACTTCATAGACTTAAATAAGGCATGCCCGAAAGACAATTTTCCCCTTCCTAGAATTGACCAACTCATTGATTCAACAGCTGGCCATGAATTACTAACcttcatggatgctttttcAA GTCTTAAAGGCATTGGTGTGATTGTGACCTCACTTGAGAAGGACGTCCTTAAATATGGAGTTCAACTCCAATTTCCAGTGACgaacaatgaagcagaatatgaAGTGATCCTCACCAACCTAAGGATTGCAAAAGCTCTAGGAGTCAAGAATTTGAAGCTGAAAACTAATTCCAAGCTAGTTATTGGACAAATAACTAACAAGTATGAAGCTTTAGAGGAAAGAATGAAGAGGTATCTGAAGCTAATAAATCAATTGGTTGATTACTTTGATGATGTCAAGTTTGAGCAAATCCCGTGGGAGACCAATTTAGCTATTGGCGAGGCAGCTAAGTTAGCATCGTCTGAAGACGCCCTAAAGAAGCACAGGCTATATATGGAAATTCAGACAATCCCTAGCATAGAGAGATTACAAGCCTTCCCATTTCAGCAGTCGTGCACCTAG